A genomic region of Elephas maximus indicus isolate mEleMax1 chromosome 10, mEleMax1 primary haplotype, whole genome shotgun sequence contains the following coding sequences:
- the LOC126083723 gene encoding basic proline-rich protein-like has product PIPPPPSPPPPPIPPPPSSPPPPPIPPPPSSLPPPIPPPPSSLPPPIPPPPSSLPPPIPPPPSPPPPPIPPPPSSPPPPIPPPPSSPPPPIPPPPSPPPPPIPPPPSSPPPPPIPPPPSPLPPPIPPPPSPPPPPPPPIPPPPSPPPPIPPPPSSPPPPPIPPPPSPPPPPIPPPPSPPPPPPPPPPIPPPPSSLPPPIPPPPSSPPPPIPPPPSSLPPPPIPPPPSSLPPPPIPPPPSSPPPPIPPPPSSLPPPPIPPPPSSPPPPIPPPPSSPPPPIPPPPSSLPPPIPPPPSPPPPPIPPPPSSPPPPPIPPPPPPPIPPPPSPPPPPIPPPPSSPPPPIPPPPSSPPPPPIPPPPSPPPPPIPPPPSPPPPPPPPPIPPPPSSLPPPPIPPPPSPPPPIPPPPSSPPPPPIPPPPSPPPPPIPPPPSPPPPPPPPPPIPPPPSSLPPPIPPPPSPPPPPIPPPPSSLPPPPIPPPPSSPPPPIPPPPSPPPPIPPPPPPPPIPPPPSPPPPIPPPPSPPPPIPPPPSPPPPPPLLTTTDSDTVTVYTGHYAFTTTHRTPCDAVMVDTGHDTFTTTHRTGCDTVTVDTGHCAFTTTHRTPCDTVMVDTGHCAFTTTHRTVYDTVTVDTGHNIFTTTHRTLCDAVVVDTGHDTFTTTHRTLCDAVMVDTRCCAFATTHRRVRTEPQISVNNSVSGLVHQP; this is encoded by the exons ccaataccacctccaccatcaccaccaccaccaccaataccgcctccaccgtcatcaccaccaccaccaccaataccgcctccaccatcatcactgccaccaccaataccgcctccaccgtcatcactgccaccaccaataccgcctccaccatcatcactgccaccaccaataccacctccaccatcaccaccaccaccaccaataccgcctccaccgtcatcaccaccaccaccaataccgcctccaccatcatcaccgccaccaccaataccacctccaccatcaccaccaccaccaccaataccgcctccaccgtcatcaccaccaccaccaccaataccgcctccaccatcaccactgccaccaccaataccacctccaccatcaccaccaccaccacc gccaccaccaataccgcctccaccatcaccaccaccaccaataccgcctccaccgtcatcaccaccaccaccaccaataccgcctccaccatcaccaccaccaccaccaataccgcctccaccatcaccaccaccaccacc accaccaccaccaccaataccgcctccaccgtcatcactgccaccaccaataccgcctccaccatcatcaccaccaccaccaataccgcctccaccgtcatcactgccaccaccaccaataccgcctccaccgtcatcactgccaccaccaccaataccgcctccaccatcatcaccaccaccaccaataccgcctccaccatcatcactgccaccaccaccaataccgcctccaccatcatcaccaccaccaccaataccgcctccaccgtcatcaccaccaccaccaataccgcctccaccatcatcactgccaccaccaataccacctccaccatcaccaccaccaccaccaataccgcctccaccgtcatcaccaccaccaccaccaataccgcctccacc gccaccaccaataccgcctccaccatcaccaccaccaccaccaataccgcctccaccatcatcaccaccaccaccaataccgcctccaccatcatcaccaccaccaccaccaataccgcctccaccatcaccaccaccaccaccaataccgcctccaccatcaccaccaccaccac caccaccaccaccaataccgcctccaccgtcatcactgccaccaccaccaataccgcctccaccatcaccaccaccaccaataccgcctccaccgtcatcaccaccaccaccaccaataccgcctccaccatcaccaccaccaccaccaataccgcctccaccatcaccaccaccaccacc accaccaccaccaccaataccgcctccaccatcatcactgccaccaccaataccgcctccaccatcaccaccaccaccaccaataccgcctccaccgtcatcactgccaccaccaccaataccgcctccaccgtcatcaccaccaccaccaataccgcctccaccgtcaccaccaccaccaataccgcctccaccaccaccaccaccaataccgcctccaccatcaccaccaccaccaataccgcctccaccatcaccaccaccaccaataccgcctccaccatcaccaccaccaccaccaccactgctcaCCACTACC GACTCTGACACTGTCACGGTGTACACAGGACACTACGCCTTTACCACAACCCACAGGACTCCGTGTGATGCTGTCATGGTGGACACAGGACACGACACCTTTACCACAACCCACAGGACTGGGTGTGACACTGTCACAGTGGACACAGGACACTGTGCCTTTACCACAACCCACAGGACTCCATGTGACACTGTCATGGTGGACACAGGACACTGTGCCTTTACCACAACCCACAGGACTGTGTATGACACTGTCACGGTGGACACAGGACACAACATCTTTACCACAACCCACAGGACTCTGTGTGATGCTGTCGTGGTGGACACAGGACATGACACCTTTACCACAACCCACAGGACTCTGTGTGACGCTGTCATGGTGGATACACGATGCTGTGCTTTTGCCACAACCCACAGGCGTGTACGCACAGAGCCACAGATTTCCGTTAATAACAGTGTCTCAGGCTTGGTCCATCAGCCGTAA
- the LOC126083724 gene encoding basic proline-rich protein-like, producing PPSSLPPPPIPPPPSSLPPPPIPPPPSSPPPPIPPPPPPPPPILPPPSPPPQPPIPPPPSSPPPPIPPPSSPPPPLPPPPSSPPTPILPPPSPPPQPPIPPPPSSPPPPIPPPPPPPPPIPPPPSPPPPPPIPPPPSPPPPPIPPPPSSPPPPLPPPPSSLPPPPIPPPPSSPPPPIPPPPPPPPPILPPPSPPPQPPIPPPPSSPPPPIPPPSSPPPPLPPPPSSPPPPILPPPSPPPQPPIPPPPPPPPPIPPPPSPPPPPIPPPPSPPPPPIPPPPPPPPIPPPPSPPPPPPIPPPPPPPPPIPPPPSPPPPPPIPPPPSPPPPPPIPPPPSPPPPPIPPPPSSPPPPIPPPPSSLPPPPIPPPPSSPPPPIPPPPSSPPPPIPPPPSSLPPPPIPPPPSSLPPPPIPPPPSSLPPPPIPPPPSPPPPPIPPPPSPPPPILPPPSSLPPPPIPPPPSSLPPPPIPPPPSSPPPPIPPPPSSPPPPIPPPPSSLPPPPIPPPPSSPPPPIPPPPPPPPPILPPPSPPPQPPIPPPPSSPPPPIPPPPSPPPPAIPPPSSPPPP from the coding sequence ccaccatcatcactgccaccaccaccaataccacctccaccgtcatcactgccaccaccaccaataccgcctccaccgtcatcaccgccaccaccaataccgcctccaccaccaccaccaccaccaatactgcctccaccatcaccaccaccacaaccaccaataccgcctccaccatcatcaccaccgccaccaataccgcctccatcatcaccaccaccaccactaccacctccaccatcatcaCCGCCAACACCAATActgcctccaccatcaccaccaccacaaccaccaataccgcctccaccatcatcaccaccaccaccaataccacctccaccaccaccaccaccaccaataccgcctccaccatcaccaccaccaccaccaccaataccgcctccaccatcaccaccaccaccaccaataccgcctccaccgtcatcaccaccaccaccactaccgcctccaccgtcatcactgccaccaccaccaataccacCTCCACCGTCATCACCgccaccaccaataccgcctccaccaccaccaccaccaccaatacttcctccaccatcaccaccaccacaaccaccaataccgcctccaccatcatcaccaccgccaccaataccgcctccatcatcaccaccaccaccactaccacctccaccatcatcaccgccaccaccaatactgcctccaccatcaccaccaccacaaccaccaataccgcctccaccaccaccaccaccaccaataccgcctccaccatcaccaccaccaccaccaataccgcctccaccatcaccaccaccaccaccaataccgcctccaccaccaccaccaccaataccgcctccaccatcaccaccaccaccaccaccaataccgcctccaccaccaccaccaccaccaataccgcctccaccatcaccaccaccaccaccaccaataccgcctccaccatcaccaccaccaccaccaccaataccgcctccaccatcaccaccgccaccaccaataccgcctccaccgtcatcaccaccaccaccaataccgcctccaccgtcatcactgccaccaccaccaataccgcctccaccgtcatcaccgccaccaccaataccgcctccaccgtcatcaccaccaccaccaataccgcctccaccgtcatcactgccaccaccaccaataccgcctccaccgtcatcactgccaccaccaccaataccgcctccaccgtcatcactgccaccaccaccaataccgcctccaccgtcaccaccaccaccaccaataccgcctccaccgtcaccaccaccaccaatactgcctccaccgtcatcactgccaccaccaccaataccgcctccaccatcatcactgccaccaccaccaataccacCTCCACCGTCATCACCgccaccaccaataccgcctccaccatCATCACCGCCACCACCAATACCACCTCCACCgtcatcactgccaccaccaccaataccgcctccaccgtcatcaccgccaccaccaataccgcctccaccaccaccaccaccaccaatactgcctccaccatcaccaccaccacaaccaccaataccgcctccaccatcatcaccaccaccaccaataccgcctccaccatcaccaccaccaccagcaataCCGcctccatcatcaccaccaccacca